From Candidatus Binataceae bacterium, the proteins below share one genomic window:
- a CDS encoding FHA domain-containing protein, producing the protein ARLKIVRGSPRKDQEFPLEDGNNLVGRWDPETGAFPEVDLDADDPEAKISRKHALIRIADGKITVEDIGSLNGTYVNRGARLQPGSPIELKTGDEIIIGKTFLKLTVDPIS; encoded by the coding sequence GCGCGGCTCAAGATAGTGCGCGGCAGCCCGCGCAAGGATCAAGAGTTCCCGCTCGAAGATGGAAACAATCTGGTCGGCCGCTGGGATCCGGAGACCGGAGCATTCCCCGAAGTCGATCTCGATGCGGACGATCCGGAGGCCAAGATTTCCCGCAAACACGCACTGATCAGAATCGCGGATGGCAAAATCACCGTTGAGGATATTGGCAGCTTGAATGGCACTTACGTGAACCGGGGGGCCCGCTTGCAACCCGGCAGTCCCATCGAGCTCAAGACCGGTGACGAGATAATTATTGGCAAAACATTTTTGAAACTTACGGTAGATCCGATCTCTTGA
- a CDS encoding protein kinase has product MNPGEPLSEGHLLDNRYRVRKVLGVGGMGRVYLSNDTRLANRPVAVKEMILGDGIAEKKAVEDFTREATVLARLSHPGIPTLIDHFAENSRHYMVMEFVAGGDLEKVIQQSGGKLGEDRTLRWARQILSVLEFLHAQNPPIVYRDLKPGNIMIDKDGRAMLIDFGIARFLPKGGRATQIGSPGYAPPEQYAGNVEPRSDLYSLAATMHHLLTGRDPALEPPFSFPPVRQLAAEVSNATAGAVDRALNHEIAKRFPSSRAMLDALPEPAPEDSAQNGLASGPLRTMQTVVLSSPISPAPRAARPSPPTPRSIAATPRAVPTPSSITNMPTVVLNNPSPVGVSAPPGVANPSETLRTIRPPVKKAIELGVRAKALIERGLRSKLVASVIQPAPPEPLPSSTAKTQELKSPTKSRAAGNIARTGDAPAARTGARSPTPRSAPVRPAAILREADGKETSGVRARLIVRGDETEFQLNLDRTVIGRSQDPSDALDVDLVTVKRGVDRVSRRHAEIIRRGQDFFIRDLGSMNGTFIAGRGKLGRDQLYQLKDRDQVILGGAILQFRRG; this is encoded by the coding sequence ATGAATCCGGGTGAGCCGCTTTCCGAGGGTCATCTCCTCGACAATCGATACCGAGTACGGAAGGTTCTCGGCGTGGGCGGTATGGGCCGGGTCTACCTGTCCAACGACACCCGCCTCGCTAATCGCCCCGTCGCCGTCAAGGAAATGATCCTGGGCGACGGCATCGCCGAGAAAAAAGCCGTTGAGGATTTCACCCGCGAGGCGACCGTGCTCGCGCGCCTGTCCCATCCCGGCATCCCGACGCTAATCGACCACTTCGCCGAAAACAGCCGCCACTACATGGTGATGGAGTTCGTGGCCGGCGGCGACCTCGAGAAGGTCATCCAGCAGTCGGGCGGCAAGCTCGGTGAAGACCGGACCCTGAGATGGGCGCGGCAGATTCTGTCGGTGCTGGAGTTCCTCCACGCGCAAAACCCGCCGATCGTTTATCGCGATCTCAAGCCCGGCAATATCATGATCGACAAGGACGGCCGCGCGATGCTTATCGACTTCGGAATCGCGCGATTTTTGCCCAAGGGTGGTCGCGCGACCCAGATCGGCTCGCCGGGCTATGCGCCTCCCGAACAGTACGCCGGCAATGTCGAGCCGCGCTCCGACCTCTATTCGCTCGCGGCGACCATGCACCATCTGCTAACCGGCCGCGACCCCGCACTGGAGCCGCCCTTCAGCTTTCCCCCGGTCAGGCAGCTGGCCGCCGAGGTCTCCAACGCCACGGCGGGAGCCGTTGATCGTGCGTTGAATCACGAAATCGCCAAACGCTTCCCGTCGTCCCGTGCGATGCTGGATGCGCTGCCCGAGCCCGCCCCGGAAGACAGCGCGCAGAATGGGCTTGCGAGCGGCCCGCTCCGCACGATGCAGACCGTCGTGTTGTCAAGCCCGATTAGTCCGGCCCCGCGCGCGGCGAGACCAAGCCCACCAACTCCCCGTTCGATCGCTGCGACGCCTCGCGCAGTGCCAACGCCCTCGTCCATAACCAACATGCCGACAGTGGTGCTGAACAATCCTTCACCAGTGGGTGTGAGTGCGCCGCCTGGAGTGGCCAACCCGTCCGAGACCCTACGGACCATCCGCCCGCCGGTCAAAAAGGCCATCGAGCTGGGGGTTCGGGCCAAGGCGCTGATCGAGCGGGGGCTGCGGTCAAAACTGGTAGCCTCGGTCATCCAACCGGCCCCTCCCGAGCCGCTTCCTTCTTCAACCGCAAAGACCCAGGAGCTCAAGAGTCCCACAAAGTCCCGCGCCGCGGGGAATATCGCAAGAACCGGCGACGCGCCCGCGGCCCGGACCGGCGCGCGATCCCCGACGCCGCGCAGCGCACCGGTGCGCCCGGCAGCAATCTTGCGGGAAGCGGATGGGAAGGAAACTTCGGGGGTCCGGGCGCGGTTGATCGTACGGGGTGACGAAACCGAATTTCAGCTCAACCTCGACCGCACCGTGATCGGCCGCTCGCAGGACCCGTCGGATGCCTTGGATGTCGACCTCGTGACGGTCAAGCGCGGCGTGGATAGGGTTTCGCGCCGTCACGCTGAAATTATCCGCCGTGGCCAGGACTTTTTTATCCGCGACCTCGGAAGCATGAACGGGACTTTCATCGCAGGACGGGGGAAGCTTGGGCGTGATCAGCTCTACCAGCTGAAAGATCGCGACCAAGTGATCCTGGGCGGTGCTATATTGCAGTTTAGAAGAGGATAG
- a CDS encoding Stp1/IreP family PP2C-type Ser/Thr phosphatase, whose amino-acid sequence MITCPQCGEVAPDDAKFCDRCGQGLTGAASTSVAAASKPRPLAVGATLKGGFEVVETLPGSSIENRYRVSRTQEGKTEFFIVRERLSDRREDSGKEESPDPPPAAAPTPDPHGPTAKTAELKPPPVVQASAPGESGSAEVTAAEPTPSAESETAEPPPAASNGATTKVEAAASLVEEAVAPATGQTLPSQSEDDLGEVFGRVLALSLTLNHPAFQRAIEGFARDGRVYLVYQDEDLTALHRGSSKTSEAEAIAATVQVCQAIAFVHRRGLRLNDICPQSLAVTRGGRIKLTGLDYVSNDNELQAEPIFNDGYTAPEIYRGKRVDKRADIFSAGALLYTWLTGERLESESWREEAGVVRFYPPHVVTPDLEQAVRRALLFDTKDRWETIDDLKTELIRLLGLIQVSAAVLSDVGMVREHNEDAVIAAEYRRDSLVEPAENHLYAVCDGMGGAEAGEIAAAIAVTTIRGYVQARLAGADMLDPCKLMVAALEEANSKIIEYQTAHPESRGMGSTGVTALVRPPEVALAWVGDSRAYLLEGGVLKQVTKDHSLVQRLVEIGQISAEEAKHHEHKNVITRSLGARQSGAAGAESIALKLRRGDRILLCSDGLTAHVDDPDIAKILRRHGSPAEAARELIAAANAGGGTDNISVAVVFAN is encoded by the coding sequence ATGATCACCTGTCCCCAATGCGGTGAAGTCGCTCCGGATGACGCGAAATTCTGCGACCGCTGCGGCCAGGGACTGACCGGAGCGGCCTCCACCTCTGTCGCCGCCGCTTCGAAGCCCAGGCCGCTGGCGGTGGGCGCCACTCTCAAGGGCGGGTTCGAAGTCGTCGAGACGCTGCCGGGATCGTCGATTGAGAACCGTTATCGGGTAAGCCGCACCCAGGAAGGCAAAACCGAATTTTTTATCGTCCGCGAACGTCTGTCCGACCGGCGCGAAGACTCGGGCAAGGAAGAATCGCCCGATCCACCTCCTGCGGCCGCCCCCACCCCCGATCCTCACGGGCCGACGGCAAAAACCGCGGAGCTGAAGCCGCCGCCTGTCGTGCAGGCGTCTGCGCCCGGCGAGAGCGGCTCTGCCGAGGTGACAGCCGCCGAACCCACACCATCGGCGGAATCCGAGACCGCGGAGCCGCCGCCGGCGGCGAGCAACGGCGCGACTACCAAAGTGGAAGCCGCAGCCAGTCTCGTAGAAGAAGCGGTCGCGCCGGCCACCGGACAAACATTACCCTCCCAGAGTGAAGATGACCTCGGAGAAGTATTCGGCCGGGTGCTGGCGCTATCGCTCACGCTGAATCATCCGGCCTTTCAGCGTGCCATCGAGGGCTTTGCGCGGGATGGACGCGTGTATCTCGTCTATCAAGATGAAGACCTGACCGCCCTGCATCGCGGTTCTTCCAAAACCAGCGAGGCCGAAGCGATCGCCGCCACCGTCCAGGTGTGCCAGGCGATTGCTTTCGTTCATCGCCGCGGCTTGCGCCTCAATGACATCTGCCCGCAGTCACTCGCGGTCACCAGAGGCGGCAGAATCAAGCTGACCGGACTTGACTACGTCAGCAATGACAACGAATTGCAGGCCGAACCGATTTTCAACGACGGGTACACCGCGCCGGAAATCTATCGCGGCAAACGGGTCGACAAGCGCGCGGACATCTTTTCCGCCGGCGCATTGCTCTACACTTGGCTGACCGGAGAGCGGCTGGAAAGCGAGAGCTGGCGTGAGGAGGCCGGGGTGGTGAGGTTCTATCCGCCCCACGTCGTGACGCCCGACCTCGAACAGGCCGTGCGGCGGGCGCTGCTGTTCGACACCAAGGACCGCTGGGAGACCATCGACGACCTCAAGACCGAGTTGATAAGGCTGCTCGGCCTTATCCAGGTCAGCGCCGCAGTGCTGAGCGACGTCGGGATGGTACGCGAGCATAACGAGGACGCCGTGATTGCGGCTGAATACCGGCGAGACTCGCTCGTCGAACCAGCGGAGAATCACTTGTATGCGGTCTGCGATGGCATGGGCGGTGCCGAGGCCGGAGAGATTGCTGCGGCAATTGCCGTTACGACGATCCGCGGCTATGTTCAGGCACGACTTGCGGGAGCCGATATGTTGGACCCTTGCAAGCTAATGGTCGCGGCCCTCGAAGAAGCAAATTCGAAGATCATCGAATATCAGACGGCTCATCCCGAATCGCGCGGGATGGGTTCCACGGGGGTTACCGCGTTGGTGCGGCCGCCAGAGGTCGCGTTGGCCTGGGTCGGTGACAGCCGTGCGTACCTTCTTGAAGGGGGAGTGCTCAAGCAGGTGACCAAGGATCATTCGCTGGTTCAACGCCTGGTCGAGATTGGCCAGATCAGCGCCGAAGAAGCGAAGCATCACGAGCACAAGAATGTGATCACCCGATCGCTCGGGGCGCGCCAGAGCGGTGCGGCGGGGGCGGAAAGCATCGCGCTCAAGCTCAGACGCGGCGATCGGATACTGCTGTGCAGCGACGGACTTACCGCTCACGTTGACGACCCCGACATCGCGAAAATTCTGCGCCGGCACGGCAGTCCCGCCGAGGCCGCGCGCGAGCTGATAGCCGCTGCCAATGCCGGCGGTGGTACGGACAACATCTCGGTGGCGGTGGTGTTCGCGAATTAG
- a CDS encoding protein kinase, whose translation MVDTANPVTGPLETGTVLQGRYAIERLLGGGGMGMVYLARDQRLANRPCAIKEMVDHFIDQAQRIEANEYFAREADTLAQLKHQAIPAITDRFDDKNRHYLVMEYVEGRNLEEEMAARRGPLPEGLIVDIARQLCDVLSYLHGHEPPVIYRDMKPSNVMVTPKGRVVLIDFGIARLFKGARKGTMIGTLGFAPPEQYQGNVDPRSDIYSLGATLHYALTGRDPEKFPPFAFPKVRELRPETSSNLAGAIDAALSYEATNRPANVQQFRDMMLYGTGLPTSGGLGVSARSGTADLSLIAQNFEPTAMLRARRPRSAARRAVSFLIFCVILGGIAFGSTYIYSDPQLQSRLGIKDYIDALPWKHEESVAKARSHPLDFEQLTLALSTREGTAIAAPQASFNDTDLTNARYLKWTATFKNALAGLEGRSEKVEARFYDPNGLQIASSAADMFIGPAQKTAEFSGVALMPTMTDKPPGQYKVGLYANNDLLGQNAFAVTQDFAARKKAEAEEAASTAAEKADEQKRKDEARKLAMIDERRRKPLELREIEFLNTTKTGTPLSGSATSFEASKVLFVGWQVSFDNRLYGLEPGQYRVDAAYVAPDGRTLGSVNDWQNVSTNQRIATFSGRVGNSRGGAFLPGTYTVNFYLNGQYFGQRRFRVVSDTASNPSAGSGGFPGGYGLPGGSGGSGFSGGLSSTGPDLFGATVATGTITGLPGGGHPDLELRLRPQPNGFLHGEMVIHQNGFGPTQIEGFTRSLSDGEHMQFQVPYGSETYYFEGKRHGDTLAGTFESSPSGERGTWNAQAN comes from the coding sequence ATGGTTGATACGGCAAATCCCGTGACCGGCCCGCTCGAGACGGGCACCGTCCTCCAGGGCCGCTACGCAATCGAGCGGCTGCTCGGCGGCGGCGGCATGGGAATGGTCTACCTCGCTCGCGATCAGCGCCTGGCCAACCGCCCCTGCGCGATCAAGGAGATGGTCGATCATTTTATCGACCAGGCGCAGCGTATCGAGGCCAACGAGTACTTCGCGCGCGAGGCTGACACGCTCGCCCAGCTCAAGCATCAGGCGATTCCCGCTATCACGGATCGGTTCGACGACAAGAACCGGCACTACCTGGTGATGGAGTATGTCGAGGGGCGCAATCTCGAAGAGGAGATGGCGGCGCGCAGAGGTCCACTGCCGGAAGGGCTGATCGTCGACATCGCGCGCCAGCTCTGCGACGTGCTGTCCTACCTGCACGGGCACGAGCCTCCCGTAATCTACCGCGACATGAAGCCTTCGAACGTGATGGTCACGCCGAAGGGACGCGTGGTCCTGATCGATTTCGGGATCGCGAGGCTGTTCAAGGGCGCGCGCAAGGGCACCATGATCGGGACGCTCGGGTTTGCGCCGCCCGAGCAGTACCAGGGCAATGTCGATCCGCGCAGCGACATTTACTCGCTGGGCGCCACGCTGCATTACGCGCTGACGGGGCGCGACCCGGAAAAGTTCCCGCCGTTTGCGTTTCCCAAGGTCAGGGAACTGCGCCCCGAGACTTCCTCGAACCTGGCCGGGGCAATCGACGCCGCCCTCAGCTATGAGGCGACCAACCGCCCGGCCAACGTTCAGCAATTCCGCGACATGATGCTGTACGGGACCGGGCTGCCGACCTCCGGCGGTCTGGGAGTAAGCGCGCGCAGCGGCACTGCGGACCTGTCGTTGATAGCCCAGAACTTCGAGCCGACCGCGATGCTGCGCGCGCGCCGGCCGCGGAGCGCCGCGCGCCGCGCCGTGTCGTTCCTGATCTTTTGCGTGATTCTCGGCGGCATCGCCTTCGGTTCGACCTACATCTATTCCGACCCGCAGCTCCAGTCGCGGCTTGGGATCAAGGACTACATCGATGCTCTCCCGTGGAAACACGAGGAAAGCGTCGCGAAGGCGCGCTCGCATCCGCTCGACTTCGAACAACTGACCCTGGCCTTGTCAACGCGCGAGGGCACCGCAATCGCCGCGCCGCAGGCATCGTTCAACGACACCGACCTGACCAACGCGCGCTACCTCAAATGGACTGCGACCTTCAAGAATGCCTTGGCCGGGCTGGAGGGACGATCGGAAAAAGTCGAGGCGCGCTTCTACGACCCGAATGGACTACAGATCGCCTCGAGCGCCGCCGACATGTTTATCGGCCCGGCGCAGAAGACCGCAGAATTCTCCGGCGTCGCGCTGATGCCGACCATGACCGACAAGCCGCCGGGTCAGTACAAGGTCGGGCTGTATGCGAACAATGATCTGCTCGGCCAAAACGCCTTTGCGGTCACTCAGGATTTCGCGGCACGGAAGAAAGCCGAAGCGGAAGAGGCCGCCAGCACGGCTGCCGAAAAGGCCGACGAGCAAAAGCGCAAGGATGAAGCGCGCAAGCTCGCGATGATCGACGAGCGCCGTCGCAAACCGCTGGAACTCCGCGAGATCGAATTTCTGAATACCACCAAGACCGGCACCCCGCTGTCGGGCTCCGCGACCTCGTTCGAGGCATCCAAGGTGCTGTTCGTGGGCTGGCAGGTCTCTTTCGATAATCGGCTCTATGGGCTCGAGCCCGGGCAATATCGAGTCGATGCGGCTTATGTGGCGCCCGATGGACGCACGCTGGGCAGCGTCAACGATTGGCAGAACGTCTCCACCAATCAGAGGATCGCCACTTTCAGCGGCCGGGTGGGCAATTCCCGGGGCGGAGCGTTTCTGCCGGGAACTTACACCGTAAACTTTTATCTAAACGGCCAGTATTTCGGGCAGCGCCGATTCCGCGTGGTCTCGGATACCGCATCCAATCCGAGCGCCGGCTCGGGAGGATTCCCCGGTGGATACGGTCTTCCCGGCGGGAGCGGCGGCAGCGGATTCAGCGGCGGCTTGAGCTCGACCGGACCGGATCTCTTTGGTGCCACCGTCGCGACCGGTACCATTACGGGCCTGCCCGGCGGCGGGCATCCGGACCTGGAACTGCGCCTGCGTCCGCAGCCCAATGGATTTCTGCACGGTGAGATGGTGATTCATCAGAACGGATTCGGCCCCACCCAGATCGAAGGCTTCACCCGATCCTTGTCGGATGGTGAACACATGCAATTCCAAGTGCCGTACGGCTCCGAGACCTATTATTTCGAAGGCAAGCGCCACGGCGACACCCTGGCGGGCACCTTCGAGTCGTCGCCCTCGGGCGAGCGTGGCACCTGGAACGCGCAAGCCAACTGA
- a CDS encoding ZIP family metal transporter — protein MSPAALPSMQLVPIVFASATLVSTGFGGLAAVRFRDRLHLLLGFSSGAVLAVALFDILPEIFELPGGASYMPLAGLGFLAFFGLERYTAMHRAREHEHALTTHEQELGALSAAGLTFHSFLDGIAIGAGFQSSMQVGLLIALGVIAHDLSDGLNTVTVILAHGNSVGRARLWLILDMIAPVLGASATLLVPLSGVLPWMLAFFAGSFLYIGASDLLPEAKEHDSPLVAVAMAVGMLVIYLTSRMLQGA, from the coding sequence ATGAGCCCGGCAGCGCTTCCCAGCATGCAACTGGTACCCATCGTTTTCGCCTCGGCCACTCTGGTTTCGACCGGATTCGGCGGTTTGGCAGCAGTGCGCTTTCGCGATCGCCTTCATCTGCTGCTGGGCTTCAGCTCGGGAGCCGTCCTGGCGGTGGCGTTGTTCGACATCCTGCCCGAGATCTTTGAATTGCCGGGCGGAGCTTCATATATGCCCCTAGCAGGGCTCGGATTCCTGGCCTTCTTCGGCCTCGAGCGCTACACGGCGATGCATCGAGCGCGGGAACATGAGCACGCGCTGACTACCCACGAGCAGGAACTCGGCGCGTTGTCCGCTGCGGGCCTGACGTTCCACAGTTTCCTGGACGGAATTGCGATAGGCGCCGGCTTCCAGAGCAGCATGCAGGTGGGCCTGCTGATCGCGCTTGGAGTAATCGCGCACGATCTCAGTGACGGCCTCAACACCGTGACGGTCATCCTCGCGCACGGGAATTCGGTGGGACGCGCCAGGCTCTGGCTCATCCTCGACATGATCGCGCCGGTGCTCGGTGCCTCTGCGACTTTACTGGTGCCGCTCAGCGGAGTTCTGCCCTGGATGCTCGCCTTCTTTGCGGGCTCGTTTCTCTACATCGGCGCTTCCGATCTGCTGCCCGAGGCGAAAGAACACGACTCGCCGCTGGTGGCCGTGGCCATGGCGGTGGGTATGCTGGTGATTTATCTGACAAGCCGGATGCTGCAGGGGGCCTGA
- a CDS encoding GrpB family protein has product MLWKFELVAYNPSWPKLYQNAVRSLQLHLPMIVAFEHVGSTALPGMTAVPTIDILAGVRELGEIDGPVIASLVAAGWEHRPDVEARIPNRRFFNQPSGTRHRTTRTSHLHIVKFDSQQWRDPITFRDFLRHHEEPARHYLNLKRLLASRPYQNPSDYSAQKAEFVASVLAWATAC; this is encoded by the coding sequence GTGCTGTGGAAGTTCGAACTGGTCGCGTACAATCCGAGTTGGCCCAAGCTCTACCAAAATGCGGTTCGGTCACTCCAACTTCATTTGCCGATGATCGTTGCGTTCGAGCACGTGGGAAGTACCGCGCTACCTGGAATGACGGCGGTTCCTACCATCGACATTCTTGCGGGGGTGCGCGAACTCGGGGAGATTGATGGCCCGGTCATTGCCTCGCTGGTCGCCGCTGGATGGGAGCATCGGCCGGACGTCGAGGCCCGGATTCCCAACCGGCGCTTCTTTAACCAGCCGTCTGGAACCAGGCACCGGACAACTCGCACCAGCCACCTCCACATCGTCAAGTTTGATTCGCAGCAGTGGCGCGACCCGATCACCTTTCGAGACTTTCTTCGACATCACGAGGAGCCCGCGCGCCACTACCTGAACCTCAAGCGGTTGCTGGCCAGCCGACCGTACCAGAACCCGTCAGACTATTCCGCGCAGAAAGCCGAGTTCGTCGCGAGCGTGCTCGCGTGGGCCACTGCTTGCTGA